The window CTGACCATTTGAGGGGTCCCGGGGAAGGATGCCAGCTGCTGGGTGCAGCAGAGGAACCCGGCCAAGCAAGGGTGGGGGCTGCACGCCGTCCTGGAGCCTCTGGGGCTCCCCCCCACCTACCTCAGCTTCCTGGTTTAACTGGTGAAAGGGATAACGGTCTCACCTACTCAGAGCCACACATAGCAGGGTCACGTCTGTGTGATCCCACTTCCCCCGAGGACCGAGCCAGCCCCGGTACCTGTGTGTCCTTCTGCATCAGGGTCCACAGGTCAAGGACATCGATCCCACAGTCGTGGGCCACCTGGAGGCAGGCGCCTGCGTATTCACCAACAACCGAGTTCAGACGATTTAATTTGCAGCCTGTTGAGAGAGCGCAGGCAGGTCACAGCGGGCCCTTGTGCAGGCCTGGTGACCCGGAGGCTTCTCCATCCACAGGCACGTACCTCATCTACGTAAGTGAAACGAGTCTCACGGAACAGTGTCTACTGTGTCCCATTGTTTTTTCTATTCCATTAAAGAAACATAACTCGCTCGGTGTTGTGACCTACAATCTGGGAAGCACCGAGGAGCTCTAACTGGCACACCTCTGCCCACCTGGGCTGAGCACGAATGTTCCGGGACAGACCTGCCACCCTACAAGCCATCATGAGGGTCCCCCACTAAGCTCTGAGCCAGCGACAGGGCGACTCATCCACTTCCTGTGACGGTGGGCAGAGCCCCTTCCTCCCGGTCCGTCCTCTTGAGGGTAAACCTGTCTACTTACCTCCGTGGGGGAACTGTATTTACAGGACGGCCGCCCTCCCTAGCCCGGCAGGCAGGAACCGGGGACCAGGTCCTGGCTTAGCACCCCAGGTCCTGGCTTAGCACCTGGGTGGAGACCTGGTGTCGGCCAGCAGCCCGCTGCTGCAGAGCGGTGGCACAGGCAAGGCTGCGTGTGGACAGAGAAGGGCACAGCAGCGGCCGAGGCACTTCCTGCTGCTGGGAAGTTGGGAGGACAGCCTGGTGCATACCCAGGCAGGCTGCGGAGATGCTCGCTCAGCGTCCGCACGGCTCCTTCCAGGCCGGGGCCGCCTCAGCCACAGTGAGGATCCCTCACCCGGGCCACACCTGCAGGGGTCCACGTAACCCAAGCTCTGCTTTCTGGGCTTAATCTCCGTTGACACAAAACAGCCCAATAAGGACGTGTAGGCCTCAGACCCTAGGCGCACAGACGGGAGTCTCTCCAACGCTGGCGCTCTGGCTGCTGGGCACGCTGCCGACATGCTTACCTTGCAGGAGGCACTCCTGCTCCCACGCAGCCTCCCAAAGTGGGGGCGGCGTGATGAGGACGATCCTGTCCTCAGGGACGTCCACAGACTTCAGGTACTGCACCATGCTCTTTAGATTCGCCACGTACTCGTTCAGGGGGATgtgctgcttgggattctcatcTGTCGGGGAGGAACACGGATACCCCAGGTGCACACTTGTTACAGGTGACAACAGGAAGGTCAGTACGCAGTCCAGGTCTGAGGCTCTGGAGGGTGCCTGGCAGCGGCGGCGACAGCGGCTTAACACCCAGGACTGCAGCGCTTGGCTGGCACAGAGGGAAGCTGCCAGGTTCAGGCTTAGCCTGCGCCCTGGGGGACACGCTCGGCCTTCCCGTGCTGTGACTTCCTCACCGGGGAGGACGAGAGCTGGGTCTGCCTGACGGGGTCGTGAAGATCCATTGGCACAGCGTGGGAAGCAGCCGGCCAACACAGGTCAGCCGTGGCCCCACGCCCATCATGGTGGCGGAGGCTTATTTCTAAATGGGCTCACGTGCAAGTGTACAAGAGCCGCTGCAGGCGTGTGGCAAACCACACGTGAACACAATCCCAGGAGGAGACTAAAACCACTCTGATCCCACCACCCAGAAAACCGCTGGCAGCACGTGGACATACTTCTGGTCTTTTCCATATGATACgtatactttaaaaaacagacaaactggAATCATGCTGAAGATACATAACCACACTGGACTTTTTCATGTGACATTATATAGATTACAGGCGTTTCTGTGTCCACAGGTCCCCGAAACATGGCTAGTTGTCAGGGGACCAGCCTGACCACGCGGCGCCCTACCATTTGCTGTGACAGACGCCCTCACAGAAGCGTCTGCACCTCTGCGTGGCTGCTTTACTGAGTGTCGGGCTGCTTCCAGGCGAGGCAAGCCCTCCGCTGCAGCCCTCAACTATCCTTCCAGACGGCAGCTTTCCCCACTGGCTGGAAGAATGTGCCCATCTCACTTCACACTCAGTAGCTCTGAGCACGAGAGCTTAAGAAATAAGTTCCAATTTGAGTCTTTATGGTTTGACATATTTCATAagccttattttttcctttatgatttccTCCATTGCTTTTATGcttggaacctgtttctccttgtCTTAATTCTGATAAAAATTCACCTTTGGGAGTTTCCTTACAGCTTTTGGTGTATGACATAAAGGGTCTCTGCTAACAGTCACGGTTCCTAGAATAGCTTTCTCAGCGACGGCGAGCACCCCTGGCTCTCCCTGCAGCCTCACCCGCGCCGTCCCCACCTGTGCCCAGGGCTTGCCGACTCTCCCCGTTACGCTGCGCCCGGGGCCCCCCtcgcaggagcaggagggagggcagggcccaCGCTGGCCAGCCCTCCATCCTCAGGGGCGGCGCTTTCCAAAGACAGGGACACAGCCCCACTTCATGCCCGTTTTCCCAGCACCCGGAGAAGTCTGTGCCCGGGCTGGGGTGGCATCCTGAGCTGCTCCCCCACGGGTGGTTCACCCCCTGCAAGGTGGGCGCCCTGCTGCCAGCTACCCCAACTAATGAGAAAAACATTCAAAACTCAGCACAACACTAATGGAccctagaaaacattttaagtgtttgAGATCTTAGATCGGCCAATAACTCAGGTAGAAAATAAGTCGGGAATAAAACCTGCTGACATTAAAgccaaaagaaatacaaataaactcTGGGAACTCTATAAATTTGGTAAGACTATCTATTGGGCAAGAAGTACACGGTTGAAGAAAGTTTTAAGTTTGCTCTGACACAAAAACGGGCGCTTGGGGGCTCAGTCTAACCTAACCCGTGGTTTCTgcccaggttgtgacctcagggtcatgaaatcgagccctggCTATGGAGTCTGCTAGCGATtcgctcccccccgcccccccgccctcccacccctgcacacGTGCACTCGCTCACTCTCAAACCAAAGttaaaaatgaagtagaaaaacCCAAGAATGCCTTTACCTTTCAGTGCACTGTCATTGGCACCGAAGAAAATTGTCACTGCTGCTGGGCAGTCCAGACTGTCCCCTTTCCTGATTAATCTCGGAAGGATGATTTTGGCCCATCTGGTATTGTAACCTGAAAATCCACGATTCAGAACATCACATTTTCTGAaatggagaattttttaaagatgaattgtGGTCAAAGAATGGTTTCTAGTCCTCCCTGCAGTGAACCCTTGGTGTGTGCTCTCCAGGCCGTGGCACCTGCTGAGGTCAGGTGGCTCTGATGTGCTTTCACCTTTTTACAGTTTAAGTCACCTCTGCCCTCAACGTGAGGCTCAAACCCAGTCCCGAGATCGTGTCACAGGCTTTttggactgagccaaccaggtgcccgaGGAGTTTCATTTGAGAAGAGCAGGCACAGAGTTGAACGTGCCGGCCTTAAATCTGTCCAAGACACAGGTCAAGCCCTTCCTTGACAGGAGTTCTGAGTAACTGAGCAAACGGGCTGTCATTTTGTCTGCAGACTCACGCATGGGCAGCGAGGTCCCGTGATGTGGAGTTTGCAGCAGACGGGTGCTATGTGAGCAAGTATCGTGGGCAGAAGTCACCAGCAGCTGGAGCTCGGGGGTAACGATGGTTTGGGTCTGTACATGGGAGTTTTGAGGCGTTTTTACAGACTAGTTTTTAAGAAGCATCTTAGGGTGTGCAGCAAACCCAAAAGGAGGAAACAGTTCCCACACACTCCTGCCCCCGAGAGCGGCACATTTGTTGTGACAAACCTACAGTGACATGTCATTATCAGTATTAGCCCATGGTTTTCagtccttttagttttttaaaagattttgagagaacACTAGATGGGAGAGGGGCCGGAGGGCAgcgagaagctgactccctgctgagcagggagccccatgtggggctcaagcttgggactccaggatgaggacctgagctgaaggcagacgcttcactgacagCCACCAGGCATGCCTGATTCAACAATTTTagtaaatatattgtttttccttcttaaaaatatgtGGTTTGGGGgcaccctccctctctcccccctgcttgtgcccacacacactcttaaataaaatcttaaaaaaaaaaaaaaaacctctgtggTTTGATTCCCAGTACCGTATGGTACAATGAACATGGATCTTGACTGGTTGCCTGGGTTTGTGTCCCTGCTCCTTTACTTAGTGGTCAGGCCCCCTGCTGTTTGTAGATGCTTAAAGTTGtccataataaaattaagaaaacacctCAGTACAATCTATGGTTAGCAAATTGACATGGTTCACTTTGGTATATCGTTCAAATTCCTACATAGGAGCAGAGAACCCAGGGCACCGACAACTGCAGGCTACCAGGCCAGTCAACAGATGCGGAGACAAGAGGAAGGGACTTGGTTTGACATTACTCAAAAAGCTCTCAAAATTTATAAATCTTGGGGACAATAAAAtttagccactttttttttttttaagactttatttattcaagacaaacagagagagaaaggcagagacacacaggcagagggagaagcaggctgcatgcagggagcccgacatgggactcgatcctgggtctctaggatcataccctggactgaaggcagcgccaaactgctggccatcggggctgcccatccacatttatttctaagtgtGATGCTTGGGGTTTTTAATGCATAATGATTACAAAAAGCTGGCTAGCCACTTTAAAGACTCccttaatttaaaatggaaaacaaaaacaaagacaaaaacaaaaaaaaaaaaccaaaaaaataaaatggaatactgtggggtgcctggagggctctgttggttaagcatctgactcttgacctcagctcaggtcttgatctcagggtcgtgggttcaagcccgctttgggctccacacccagtgtagaacctacttaaaacaattttttttggaCAAGAGGAGTTTGTTTCCTGTCCCTCCAATGTTTTACTCAGTGCAATGTTTTAAAAACCAGAAGGTGAGGTGGCTTCCTCCCTAAGGCCTTCATGatgtgggaggagaggggaaaggtCTGGAATCAGAGTGACCAGGGCCTGGATCTTGTTACCCTTGACTAGCAGATCAGGCTTTGGCccttaatttctctgagtttcAGGCTCCCCAGCTATGAAAGCTGAACCTAATACCTTATCTGCTGGGCAGTGTGAAGATGAAAAGCAGCCATTACAGACTGAAAAAGAATCTCTATTATAAGGCTGTGAACCAGGAAAAaagcgggagggagggaggctcagGGTTCAAACTGCTGAGGTTCCCTTCTGAAAGGGGAGGCGATCGGAGTTGCTCCAGAATGAACAGTATCATCAATGTGCCCACCTTACTCCACAGGCTACAGAAACTGGCAAATTAAGACTGGCTTTTAAATTCATGAATAACAAGTATTTAAGTTCAGATGAAAAGGGAACAGGTAAGAACAGAAAGATTCTTTGCCAAACGTCCAGCTTTCGGAGATTGCCTTCCAGAAACAATATAGATTATGCGGTTTTATAAACCGGGCAGAGGCTGATCTTTAAAAGCAAACAGcagcttttaaaaactgaaaagggTGAATTTATTCTAACTTCTTCAAACCAAGTATTTTTGGTCAAAGAAATACTGAGATAAggctaaaaaatagaaaagtcagtgaattttaaaaggctttatatagatttaagaattattaaaatggtTTTCTAATGCTAAAACTTAAAAGATGTCACTATAGGACAGCGtattttagatttattcctatgCACATATGCAGTGTACAGAAGGGCAGTTACATGAAGCCCTCCTAACTTTAAAATGTGGAAATTGGGTTACATTTGACACTGAGTTagtccacctgaaactaacactgcatgttaattacacttcaaaaaaaaaaaaaaaagaaaaagaaaaagaaaaaaccactgTGAATCAGTTCAGGGCTGTGCCTACAGCTGAGGCTGACATCAAAAATCCACCcccggggggcacctgggtggctcagtgggttgagcttCCTTCCGACTCTGGGTTTCCACTGCGGTCCTGATCTGGGATTGTGAGATGGGCCCCAACccctctccactcagcagggtgCCTGCCTggtcctctcccccctcccccccactcgtACATTCTCTGAAAtcaagcttttaaaagaaaattctcccCAAGTGTTCACACAGCTAAAGATGAAAACATCCACCAAAGGGGCAGAAAGAACCCAGGTATGGCACTAAAAAAGGAGGGTGGAGTGGAATCCTCTGGAGTCTCCACCTCCCCTGCCAGTCGCGCCAACCACAGCTGGGTCCGCCCAGTGGAAGAGCAGAGGCTGTGGGGCTCCCTCTGCCAGGGGTCTGCTGCCCCAGCAAGGGATTTTAGTTCCTAATCCTCGGGCGAGGGTGCCCAGGGGAGGCGGGCACTTTAGGCCGGAGCCCTAAGGGGCAAGAGGTCACTGAGGTGAAGCCTCTGTGGGGTGGGCCAGCAGCCACTCCGCTACACGTTGGGTCTCAACAGGATGCCTGTTGGGAGTAGAGATGGGACCGCATAGACCACACGCTGTCTCCAACTCTGTCTTGTAACTTTTctcaattctgaaaaataaactaGCTTCTAATTAAGCGGTCTTCTAGCAAGCATATTTGGAAACTGTCAATTCTCACCAGATTTTAGTactaaaatgattatttattaaacatttggtAAAAATTATGTGTGGGTAAATATCTGAAATGCCTGGTTTTCTGGGCCACTTGAATTATTTAgcttttcagaaaaagtaaacAGGCCAATTAAACAGTGGATTACTAAACATTAAAGCTACTATTCAAGGTACACTTGCAGGCGCCTTAGCAAGTTCACATAACATTTCCAGCCTCCCCCAAGAGGAGAGCAGGTGCCCTAATCATCTCCAGAGGCTCAGGACCACGGGCTCCAGAGCCGGGCCACCTGCCACTTCCTAGGTGTGTGACCTCCATCTTCTCAGCTCTAAACTGGGTCAGAGACTAACCCGCTCTGTATTACAGGGTAGTTGTGAAGACTAAATGAGCCAATACACATGATGCATTTCAGTTTCTGGCACCTGGTAAGCACTCAGTAGAACTTAGCCATTATAatcctcccattttacagagggaaaactgaatgataGTTTCATGTTCTAGATTAAGTCCACCTAAATAGGGAAAAACATTTGGGAACAGAAAAAGCTGGAAGGTCAAGTTTTTCATTTCTAGGTTAGGGGATAAACATGGAGAAagtgaagatatttaaaaacacatttcacaTTTGGAGATaactgaaaatacattttcttggtGTATTAATTATACTGGTGAAGAAATTACCAAGTACTAATAAGATGGTAACACATCCAGCTTATTCCTTATAAAGGAGAAGACAAAACTCTTGATCAGTTTACTGATATTCCAAATACTTGTGTTTACTGTTTTTAATGtggaaaacatttctaaatattctgtAACCTTTTGAATTGGGGCAGTTTCCAAAAATGATGCTAATTTTGGGTTATGAATATATATGGCTTTCTTTTGACTGAACTCCTTATGACTTGTTTAAATCATATCCACTgttggggcgactgggtggcttggtggctctgtggttgagcccttcagcccagggcgtgatcttggggtcccaggggcgagtcccatatcgggctccctgtgtggagcctgtttctccctcgaataaataaaatcttaaaaaaaaaaaaaaatcatatgcacTGTAATAACTGGAAAAGAACTGGTCTTCAGATGAATACCTGTATCTGTTTGGCTCCAAACCCGGTATCCTTCCTACAACTTTTAGGGTTTGATTTCACATCCTGCAGAACTTCTGCTGAACCCTGAGTGCCTGTCCTTCCTTCTGGCCCCCAACCCTGCAGACACTAACGAGCTCAGGCCGGCAAAGAAAGGAGGAGTATACTGTTTGGAAGCGCATCATGCGCTCTTCCTCCTCTGAGAGGCAGTTACGGTTTCCATCAACAAAGTCTGGAGCGTCCATCCAGAAACTATTCTCACCTGACCAGCTTGTCAGCCAGGGACGCTCCCCATCCACCCTGCtggaaagaaaactgagaaaggaaaaaaaaaaaaagtccgttACTACTCGGGGCGTTCCGGGTTCCCCTCCTGCTCCCGGACTTCCTGGCCCCTCAAGTGCTGCCCTCACACGTCATTTCAGGAATTAGCTGCGGCGCCCCCGCAGCAGCGCCCCGGGaaatcgggggtggggggggggaggcgtcTTCTTTCCTACCAGCTGGGCCCGTCACCCGCATCTTACTGAGAACTAACAGTCATTTCTACTTAGAAAAGCCGCTGAAATTCATACACACGAGACAACAATCAGCTGTATGCGCAGTCGGGAAGCGAGGCCCGCGCTGTACATTTCCAGGATTCGCAAGGAATAAGGAAGTGAACCACAGGACTCGGGGTGACGTTCTGAAACTATATATTCCTATAAATTTGGAAAGCCCTTCCTTACTGCCCAGACACAGAAAACTGAGGAAATCAtgtttgaaaagacaaaaaaaataaaatccaccacGGGAACAGCTCTGAGAGGTACTTGGTCGCCCCGAGGTCGAACGTGTTCTCCCCTcacgcgggcgggcgggcgggcgggcggcagcGGTCCCGGGGATTCCGCCGGCCACGTCCCTGCCCGCCCctcgcccgccgcgcccccgccgggcCCGAGCAACAGGGAcgccctccccgcccgcggcTCCGAAGCGGCCCGGACGTCGCGGTGCAGGGGCAGGGCGCAGGGAGGCCGCAGCCAGCGATCCGCCAGGCCCGCGGCCCCCGGGGGGCGCCGCCCAGAGGGGGACCCGGACGTGTGCGACCGAGCGGCGGTACCTGGGTGATGGAGTCTCCGAAGAGCAACACCCGCGGCCAGAGGAGGGACGAGCCGCCGCGCGCCGCCTCACACAGCGCCATGTTGCTTACCAGcgagcggcggggccgggccggatatccgggcggggcggggcgggggcggggcgcgcggccgggggggcggggcggcacCCGCAAGGTCCGTGGCCCTCCTGTCGCCCGTGGGGTGCCTGCCCGCCGCACCCCCGGGGCTCCTCGAGCTCGACTCTTTGGCGACCAACCGGCCACTTTTAACACCTGCCGTTGCCCCTTGGAAAGCTCCTTTTGTCCGTTTACAAAACGCGCTCTGCCGGTTGGTTCATCCCGGCTGTCGGGGGCGGGGCGCCCGGCAGCTCCCCCGACCCGAAGGGAGCGCACCCCCCACGCGGGGTCAGATGCTCCGCAAATGGCAAGAGTGTGGAGATCGGTCGGGGGTAGGTGCTTCCGAGGGACTCGTTCATCACACAACCCTCCTTAAGCGGACTCCACCATCTGTTTCGACCTCATAGAAAACCTTAGGACGTTTGCTAAAGACAGGAAGGCAAtggcttctcggccttttggctaagatcaagtggaGACAGGAAGGCAGACTCTTCAAGGACGATGGGGTCTTGCAGTAGCGGAGAAATGAGGCAAGGCGGGGATCCAGAGCCAAGGAGCAGGGTGAGGGTGTTCGGATGTACAACTGCTAGAAGGCAGAGTGATTACTTGCTCAACCATCTCCACAGGcttcttgctgaaggcaggcggGGTTGGGAGGCTGAGGAACTGAAGCGGATCCCCAACAGGATTCCAGAGGGGCCAGGACAGAGCCAAGGTGGGGGCCCATTGGAAGACACAGGAGCTCCAGGACTCAGGAGCTTGACTCAAGTTTGGCCAGAGCCTGGGTCACCTCAGCCACGCAGTGGAGTTGGATGGCTGTGATAGAAAGTGAGCCAGAAGGATGTTTCAAGACAAGTGAACTGAGGGAGAAAACCATAAGAGCAGGAGGGGACAGCGCAGCACAGCAAAGCCGACATACCTCGCTGTGGCTGGGATGGAAGGTGTCAGGTGGGAGACTGGCTGGAGCCCAAGAGGCAGGGAGGGCGATGCAGAGCATAACCAAGCCCTCGGGCCAGTTCCCTGGCTTCAcctagaatcacctgggggaacTTTAAAACTGTGCTGATGAAGGACCCTCACTCCAGACCAACTCACTTCTGATGGTGAGACGTGGGCGTCTGTGTGTCTTACTGCTCCCCACGTGATTCCAGCGTGCAGCCCGAGCCCCTGGCTTCGGTCAGGTGTTTGGACTTGACCCTAATTACAAGGAAGCCCTGCAGGGCTTTCAGCAGGGAAGGCCTGAGAGCAGGTGTCTGCATCTCAGGACTGGACCACAGGGAGGCTGTGGCAGGACCCAGAGGGGACCGATGTCAGGGACTCAGAGCCCCAGTGCAGAGAAGACAGGGACAGACAGACTCAAGAGCAACTGGGAATCCTTGACTCAGACTGGTTACCTCGGAGAAAAGACAACTCCCTTTTACtctatatattgcttttttttttttttttaaagattttatttatttattcattcattcatgagagatacagagagagagaggcagaaacacaggcagagggagaagcaggctccatgcagggagcccgatttgggactcgatcctcggacctcaggatcatgccctgggccaaaggcaggcgccaaaccgctgagccacccagggatcccctatacatTGCTTTCTAAGATAATCTATGATAAAAAACTTTTACGTGACACAAAAGGTGACCCTTAGAGCTTTGGTTTGGGTCAGAGACAAAGTGGTGTATCTTACAGAAATATTTCAAGTAAAAGTTCAGATCTGTGCACTCGGGTCTCTCaacaggaggcagggaaggagtgCTCGGTGGCTCTAAGTCACCAAGAGGTGAGGCGAGAAGAGCACGAACAGGGCTGGTCGAGTTTAGGGGCTGTGGTTGGCAGACACTTTAGCTTGCCGGTCAGTGTGAGCCACTCTCGAGTTGGGCTGTGAAGGGGAGAGCGAGCTTCTGCACGTGCCtggccctcccaccccccgcAGAGGCGTCAGGCAGACCCCCAACACCATCCTGCTCACCTGCACTGCACTCCACACTCCTGTGTCCAGTTAAACTGGCAGGTCTGAACTACACGTGCTTCAGGAAATTGGCCAAATGACCACACAGAGCAATGCAACCACTCACAGCTGAATACCCTTGAACTTAGCTGTAAAAATTAGCCTGAATCTCTGAACTGAATGTgcagatattaagaaaatatcaCTGAATCCCGAAAGTCGTAATTTTACAAATGCACAAGTTACGGAATCTGCCAAGAGGAtcgggagggaaggaagagaaaaggcgCGTTAGGTGATCATCTCTATTAATTCACATTCAGAATATGGGTAAGAAAATACAAGCCATCATGCATTTTCTTCCCTTAGAAAGGACACTGCGACGTTCTGGTTCAGTTGCTAGGAGCCGATCTTTAAGGTTTCCAGGGCAGCTGTGCACGTGCCTGGAAGCAGAATCAATGCATTCTGAAATAACAGGCCTTTTATTTAGGAGTTCAGGAATCCTGGGCAAATTAGTTGGTAATTTAGGAGTACTTAAGCTGTTGGAATAAAGGCCATTTAACGTCATGAGTAAATAGGCTACGCCAGAGAAACTAacgtattttattttaagtaacagAAGCAGAGTCGAGCATTAAAAAAAGCTTTAACACGTACAGAGACCTCGAGGTGTCAGTGGACCGGTGTGAGGGCCTCGTACAGTCTCTGCGCGGCCAGCTCCACCATCTCTCGGAGGGACTCATCATCCTCGCTTCCTTCTTCACACTCTACAGTCTGAAAGTGAAAGCAGACAGGCCTTTCACCCGAAGTGTCTAGAGTGTACTATTGAGGATAAAGTCAGAATCATCATTTCCGGGAGGGGAGAGAGCCTGGCCTCTCCAGAGCAGAGCTGCTGCCCTGCAGGCTGCAGGCCCAGAGGCCCGGGGCGCACAGGCTCGACAGCACGATCACTGGGTTTAATTAGagattaattttggaaaaatgcaATACATGGAAAATCTAGTGAACTATATTTACTCCAAAGCCCATATATTGACCCAGTAAGTGACAACTTGAATTCAGTCTTTGTAACACAAATTACTTAGCAAGTGACAGGTGTGCTCATCTACTCAACATTTGGTATTACATTTGCTTTAGATTAATAATCTAGTTATTTCTCAGCGACAAACAATatgatgtttaaaatttttttatcatacTGTAAATATTGCTCATATTAAAacttagtaaagaaaaaaatgacacccTTAAGTCTATATAACCTAATGTTGTCCAGATCACCATCTCCTGGATGGGTACATGGACAGTACTCCATGTCTTCGTGTACACCATACACATAGTCTATTTATTCAGTGACTTTATTTACTGTCTCCTACTCTTGTATATTTCAGTCTCTTGCAGTTTTGTTTATATGATAATTAATGCTAAGATAGAAATCCTTGTATATATATCTTTGcttgaattattttatcattaactTGTCTAATTTTCTTTGATTAAATCCAGTAAGTGGAACTGTGGATaaaggtatttatattttttaaagatttttatttatttattcatagagacagagagagagaggcagagacacaggcagagggagaagcaggcatcatacagagagcctgacgtgggactcgatccagggtctccaagatcacgccctgggctgcaggcagtgctaaaccgctaaaccacccgggctgtcctgaaCAGTTGTTTCACGTGCTTGCTGCCTATCCATATTTCTTCTCTAGTTAATCGCTTGGCTATGTTCTTAGCTTTTGTTTCTAGTGGGGTAAGATAATCTAGTGTCTTCTCAGAGCATCTATATAGTCAAAGatgtaaaagaaatttaaaacctaTGTTATTCATTTGGGAGAACTGTTCTAATCTTCAAAAACAAGCCTGCAAGATATACTTATTCATTTATGCTCTAGAAATAGTTATGTAGGATCTCTAGTGTGAGACCAGAGCagccccccctcgccccccaatCTCAAATCCCATTTGAGAAATTCTGGAAAAACCACTTGGATCCTGCTGGTACAACAGGAGAGC of the Vulpes lagopus strain Blue_001 chromosome 5, ASM1834538v1, whole genome shotgun sequence genome contains:
- the IAH1 gene encoding isoamyl acetate-hydrolyzing esterase 1 homolog isoform X1, whose translation is MALCEAARGGSSLLWPRVLLFGDSITQFSFQQGGWGASLADKLVRKCDVLNRGFSGYNTRWAKIILPRLIRKGDSLDCPAAVTIFFGANDSALKDENPKQHIPLNEYVANLKSMVQYLKSVDVPEDRIVLITPPPLWEAAWEQECLLQGCKLNRLNSVVGEYAGACLQVAHDCGIDVLDLWTLMQKDTQDFSSYLSDGLHLSPKGNEFLFSHLWPLIEKKVSSLPLLLPYWRDVAEAKPELSLLGDGDH
- the IAH1 gene encoding isoamyl acetate-hydrolyzing esterase 1 homolog isoform X2, which produces MVQYLKSVDVPEDRIVLITPPPLWEAAWEQECLLQGCKLNRLNSVVGEYAGACLQVAHDCGIDVLDLWTLMQKDTQDFSSYLSDGLHLSPKGNEFLFSHLWPLIEKKVSSLPLLLPYWRDVAEAKPELSLLGDGDH